One Cucurbita pepo subsp. pepo cultivar mu-cu-16 chromosome LG20, ASM280686v2, whole genome shotgun sequence genomic window carries:
- the LOC111783551 gene encoding cysteine proteinase inhibitor 1-like: MAKALFLVASLLLYVLSLSSLAAATQRLDLAGSYKPIENIDDPKIQSLGEFAVNEHNNQAKTQLQFQKVISGEMQIVAGTNYKLRLTALEGTSSGTYGTLVFTDLNNKNNLINFFDVPK, from the coding sequence ATGGCTAAGGCTCTTTTCCTCGTGGCTTCTCTTCTCCTATACGTCCTATCGCTATCGTCGCTCGCAGCGGCAACCCAACGTTTAGATTTGGCTGGTAGCTACAAACCAATAGAAAATATAGATGACCCAAAGATTCAGAGCTTAGGTGAGTTCGCAGTCAATGAACACAATAATCAGGCAAAAACTCAACTCCAGTTCCAAAAAGTGATTAGTGGAGAAATGCAAATTGTGGCCGGGACCAACTATAAACTTCGATTGACAGCTCTTGAGGGGACTAGTAGCGGAACCTATGGCACCCTTGTGTTCACCGACctcaacaacaagaacaacctTATCAACTTCTTTGACGTCCCCAAGTAG